The following proteins come from a genomic window of Tissierellales bacterium:
- a CDS encoding KH domain-containing protein: MGELVETIAVALVDNPDEVKVNEIEGTQSVIIELRVAPEDMGKVIGKQGRIAKAIRTVVKAAAIKENKRVVVEILQ, translated from the coding sequence ATGGGTGAATTAGTGGAAACAATTGCTGTAGCTCTTGTAGACAACCCAGATGAAGTAAAGGTAAATGAAATTGAAGGTACTCAATCCGTTATTATAGAGCTTAGAGTTGCGCCTGAAGATATGGGGAAAGTTATTGGAAAACAAGGAAGAATAGCAAAAGCCATAAGGACAGTTGTAAAGGCAGCAGCTATAAAGGAGAATAAAAGAGTAGTAGTAGAAATTCTACAATAG
- a CDS encoding sigma factor-like helix-turn-helix DNA-binding protein has translation MFEKIVELGILFDFYGKLLSENQYTVVELYYIHDLSLSEIGEELGITRQGVYDSLKRAENNLYDFENNLGLVEKFKNVSNEVNNILKYVKVIVKDAEDLNNQEIVNNAKAIKTLAEKIIEDNQEVT, from the coding sequence ATGTTTGAGAAGATTGTGGAATTAGGTATACTCTTTGACTTTTATGGTAAACTCCTAAGTGAAAACCAATATACAGTTGTAGAATTATACTATATTCATGATTTATCCTTAAGTGAAATTGGTGAAGAACTAGGTATTACTAGACAAGGAGTATATGATAGTTTAAAAAGGGCAGAAAATAATCTTTATGATTTTGAAAATAATTTAGGGTTAGTAGAGAAGTTTAAAAATGTATCTAATGAAGTAAATAATATTTTAAAATACGTAAAAGTAATTGTTAAGGACGCTGAGGATTTAAATAACCAAGAGATTGTTAATAATGCTAAGGCAATAAAGACATTGGCAGAAAAAATAATAGAAGATAATCAGGAGGTGACATAA
- the ffh gene encoding signal recognition particle protein has protein sequence MVFDSLSEKLQNALGKLTGKGKLSEKDVKVAMREVRLALLEADVNFKVVKNFVNSVKERAVGAEVMESLTPGQQVIKIVNEELTNLMGEEQSKLNFSSTPPTVILMCGLQGAGKTTTAGKLAYNLKNENKRPLLVACDVYRPAAIKQLEVVGERADVPVFSMGDKNKPVNIAKAGVEHGKRNGNDVIIIDTAGRLHIDNDLMEELGEIKEAIKLDEILLVVDSMTGQDAVNVAESFNNKLDLTGVVLTKLDGDARGGAALSIRSVTGKPIKFVGMGEKLDELKPFHPDRMASRILGKGDVLSLIEKAESALDEKKALELEKKIRTQQFTLDDFLDQLDQMKNLGPLDELLAMVPGVNSKMMKNIDVDEKEIVKIEAIIQSMTSEERENPTIINSSRRKRIAKGSGTTVQDVNKLLKQFKETKKMMKKFTDMEKTMKKRGGFGMPFFK, from the coding sequence ATAGTGTTTGATAGTTTATCTGAGAAGCTTCAAAATGCTTTAGGAAAGCTAACAGGAAAAGGTAAATTAAGTGAAAAAGATGTTAAGGTAGCCATGAGAGAAGTAAGGCTTGCGCTTTTAGAAGCAGATGTAAACTTTAAAGTTGTTAAGAATTTTGTTAATAGCGTAAAAGAAAGAGCCGTTGGTGCTGAAGTTATGGAAAGTTTGACTCCTGGACAACAGGTAATTAAAATTGTTAACGAGGAATTAACTAACCTAATGGGAGAAGAACAAAGTAAACTTAATTTTTCCTCGACGCCTCCTACTGTAATACTTATGTGTGGTTTGCAAGGGGCAGGTAAAACCACTACTGCTGGTAAATTAGCATATAACTTGAAAAATGAAAATAAAAGACCCTTATTAGTTGCCTGTGACGTATATAGACCAGCTGCCATTAAACAGTTAGAAGTAGTTGGAGAGAGGGCAGATGTTCCAGTTTTTTCAATGGGAGATAAAAACAAACCAGTAAATATAGCTAAAGCTGGTGTTGAACATGGTAAAAGAAATGGCAACGATGTAATTATAATAGATACTGCTGGTAGACTCCATATTGATAATGATTTAATGGAAGAATTGGGAGAAATTAAAGAAGCTATAAAATTAGATGAAATATTATTAGTTGTAGACTCTATGACTGGTCAAGATGCAGTAAATGTAGCTGAAAGTTTCAATAATAAATTAGATTTAACAGGAGTAGTTCTCACAAAGCTTGATGGTGATGCACGAGGTGGAGCGGCTTTATCAATAAGGTCTGTAACTGGAAAACCTATAAAATTTGTTGGTATGGGTGAAAAATTAGATGAATTAAAACCTTTCCATCCAGATAGAATGGCATCTAGAATTTTAGGAAAAGGTGATGTATTAAGTTTAATTGAAAAAGCTGAAAGTGCTTTAGATGAAAAGAAAGCTTTGGAATTAGAAAAGAAGATTAGAACACAACAATTTACTTTAGATGATTTCTTAGATCAATTAGATCAAATGAAAAACCTAGGACCTCTAGATGAATTATTGGCTATGGTTCCTGGTGTTAATTCAAAGATGATGAAAAACATAGATGTGGATGAAAAAGAAATAGTAAAAATAGAAGCGATTATACAATCTATGACTAGTGAAGAAAGGGAAAATCCAACTATAATAAATAGTAGCAGAAGAAAGCGTATTGCTAAAGGTAGTGGAACTACTGTTCAAGATGTAAATAAATTGTTAAAGCAATTTAAAGAAACTAAAAAAATGATGAAAAAATTTACTGATATGGAAAAGACCATGAAAAAAAGAGGCGGTTTCGGTATGCCGTTTTTTAAATAA
- the rimM gene encoding ribosome maturation factor RimM (Essential for efficient processing of 16S rRNA) codes for MDYIQVGKIINTHGIKGEVKVLPFTDDIHRFDELKKIYIGEYKLKVEITNVRYIDNIVMLKFDNYHNINEVEKFKNQDVYIDEEDKIELNDNQFFIFDIIGCTVLDTSEREIGTVIDVIKLGSSDIYVIKDNSIDKEYLIPAVKEFIKDINIEGKIIKVDPIEGLI; via the coding sequence ATGGATTATATTCAAGTGGGTAAAATTATAAATACCCATGGAATAAAAGGAGAAGTTAAAGTTTTACCCTTTACAGATGATATACATCGATTTGATGAATTAAAAAAAATTTATATTGGAGAATATAAATTGAAAGTAGAAATTACAAATGTTAGGTATATAGATAATATTGTTATGCTTAAATTTGATAACTACCATAATATTAATGAAGTAGAGAAATTTAAAAATCAAGATGTATATATAGATGAAGAGGATAAAATTGAACTAAATGATAATCAATTCTTTATATTTGATATAATAGGTTGCACTGTTTTAGATACTTCAGAGAGGGAAATTGGTACTGTAATAGATGTTATTAAATTAGGTTCAAGTGATATTTATGTCATTAAAGATAATTCCATAGATAAGGAATATTTAATTCCGGCAGTTAAAGAATTTATAAAAGATATAAATATTGAAGGAAAGATAATTAAAGTGGATCCCATTGAAGGATTGATATAA
- the rpsP gene encoding 30S ribosomal protein S16 has translation MAVKIRLRRMGAKKNPFYRIIVADSRAPRNGRFIDEIGYYNPLTEPKTVKIDDEKATKWLNDGAKPTDTVNRLFRESGLYEKMTEDNNTTE, from the coding sequence ATGGCAGTTAAAATTAGATTAAGAAGAATGGGTGCAAAGAAAAATCCTTTTTATAGAATTATAGTAGCAGATTCCCGTGCTCCTAGAAATGGAAGATTCATAGATGAAATTGGATATTATAACCCGTTAACTGAACCTAAGACAGTTAAAATTGATGATGAAAAAGCAACAAAATGGTTAAATGATGGTGCAAAACCTACTGATACTGTAAATAGGTTATTTAGAGAAAGTGGCTTATATGAAAAAATGACTGAAGACAATAATACTACTGAGTAA